From Rhodococcus sp. B7740, one genomic window encodes:
- the cobN gene encoding cobaltochelatase subunit CobN produces the protein MFLLLSTSDTDLLSARASGADFTWGNPSRLLAEDIPAMAATAELIIVRILGSRRSWESGIDAVLATGLPVVVLGGEQAPDADLMEISTVPANVAAQAHNYLAEGGSDNLRQLYNFLSDTVLLTGHGFDAPRHLPTWGHLERHSAASSEGPTVAILYYRAQHLAGNTTYIDALATAVENAGATALPIYCASLRTAEADLLDTLKSADALIVTVLAAGGTKPAGASAGGDDEAWDVAELAALDVPILQGLCLTSSRATWSENDDGLSPLDVATQVAVPEFDGRLITVPFSFKEIDDDGLTTYVPDHERAARVAGIAVRHARLRHIPAADRRIALMFSAYPTKHARIGNAVGLDTPASAIALMSDMRAAGYDLGPLDGPDSVPGLAARDGDALIHALIARGGQDPNWLTDAQLEGNPIRISAAQYGRWFEQLPADLRDGVIEHWGPAPGDLYVDRSADPNGEIVIAAMQFGNVVIMVQPPRGFGEKPVAIYHDPDLPPSHHYLAAYRWISATEADGGFGADAMVHLGKHGNLEWLPGKTLGMSASCGTDAALGDLPLIYPFLVNDPGEGTQAKRRAHATLVDHLIPPMARAESYGDISRLEQLLDEHANISALDPAKLPAIRQQIWTLMTAAQMHRDLGLEERPDEEVFDDMLLHVDGWLCEIKDVQIRDGLHILGQEPVGDAEVELVLAMLRARQMWGGEQTVPGLREALGLSEDGDEDRTRVDSIEAVAHGLVAAMQATQWDPAAAARVAGEHGGVVAQILEFAAAEVVPRLRGTSREIAQVLHALDGGFIAAGPSGSPLRGLINVLPTGRNFYSVDPKAVPSKLAWETGQAMAESLLARYRQDHGEWPKSVGLSVWGTSAMRTSGDDIAEVFALLGVSPVWDEASRRVTRLEVIDLVELGRPRIDVTVRISGFFRDAFPHVLALLDDAVRMVAALDEPADQNYVRAHAQADLAEHGDERRSTTRIFGSKPGTYGAGLLQLIDSKTWRSDDDLAQVYTTWGGFAYGRGLDGVPASDDMRTAYKRIAVAAKNTDTREHDIADSDDYFQYHGGMVATVRALTGKSPEAYIGDSTRPESVRTRTLSEETARVFRARVVNPRWLEAMRRHGYKGAFEMAATVDYLFGYDATTDVVQDWMYEKLAETYVLDEQNQKFMQQSNPWALHGIAERLLEAAERKMWAEPDKQVLDGLRKVYLETEGELEGE, from the coding sequence GTGTTCTTGCTGCTGTCCACATCGGACACCGATCTGCTCAGTGCCCGTGCCAGTGGAGCCGACTTCACCTGGGGAAACCCTTCTCGCCTTCTCGCCGAGGACATACCGGCGATGGCTGCGACGGCAGAGCTGATCATCGTGCGCATCCTGGGGTCTCGTCGATCCTGGGAGTCGGGCATCGACGCCGTCCTCGCCACCGGACTGCCCGTCGTCGTACTCGGCGGCGAGCAGGCACCCGACGCCGACCTGATGGAGATCTCGACGGTCCCCGCGAACGTCGCCGCGCAGGCGCACAACTATCTGGCCGAAGGTGGGTCCGACAACCTGCGTCAGCTGTACAACTTTCTCTCCGACACCGTGTTGCTGACCGGGCACGGTTTCGACGCACCACGACACCTCCCGACGTGGGGTCACCTCGAGCGCCACTCCGCCGCGAGCTCCGAGGGTCCGACGGTGGCGATCCTCTACTACCGCGCCCAACATCTTGCCGGTAACACCACCTACATCGACGCTCTCGCCACCGCGGTCGAGAACGCCGGTGCCACCGCGCTCCCGATCTACTGCGCGTCGCTGCGCACCGCGGAAGCCGACCTGCTCGACACGCTGAAGTCGGCGGATGCCCTGATCGTCACCGTTCTCGCCGCGGGAGGCACCAAACCGGCCGGAGCGTCGGCAGGCGGGGACGACGAGGCCTGGGACGTCGCCGAACTCGCTGCCCTCGACGTCCCGATCCTCCAGGGACTGTGCCTGACGAGTTCTCGCGCGACGTGGTCCGAGAACGACGACGGACTCTCCCCGCTGGACGTGGCCACGCAGGTCGCCGTCCCGGAGTTCGACGGCCGGCTCATCACGGTTCCGTTCTCGTTCAAGGAGATCGACGACGACGGGTTGACCACGTACGTTCCGGACCACGAGCGTGCTGCTCGGGTGGCGGGCATCGCGGTGCGGCACGCCCGGCTGCGGCATATTCCCGCTGCCGACCGCCGCATCGCGCTGATGTTCTCGGCCTATCCCACCAAACATGCGCGGATCGGCAACGCCGTCGGTCTCGACACTCCGGCGAGCGCGATCGCGCTGATGTCGGACATGCGCGCCGCCGGCTACGACCTCGGACCGCTCGACGGCCCGGATTCGGTGCCCGGTCTGGCTGCTCGCGACGGTGACGCACTCATTCACGCGTTGATCGCCCGCGGCGGCCAGGATCCCAACTGGCTCACCGACGCCCAGCTCGAGGGCAATCCCATTCGCATCTCGGCCGCGCAGTACGGCCGGTGGTTCGAGCAGCTTCCCGCAGATCTGCGCGACGGCGTGATCGAGCACTGGGGCCCGGCGCCGGGCGATCTCTACGTCGATCGGTCTGCCGATCCGAACGGTGAAATCGTCATTGCAGCAATGCAATTCGGCAACGTGGTGATCATGGTGCAGCCACCTCGGGGATTCGGCGAGAAGCCGGTTGCGATCTATCACGACCCGGACCTGCCGCCGAGCCATCACTATCTGGCGGCCTACCGGTGGATCTCGGCCACCGAGGCCGACGGCGGCTTCGGTGCGGACGCCATGGTCCACCTGGGCAAGCACGGCAACCTGGAATGGCTGCCGGGTAAGACACTCGGTATGTCCGCCTCCTGCGGAACCGATGCGGCGTTGGGCGACCTGCCGTTGATCTACCCGTTCCTCGTCAACGATCCGGGGGAGGGCACACAGGCCAAGCGTCGCGCGCACGCCACTCTCGTCGATCACCTGATTCCGCCGATGGCGCGTGCGGAGAGCTACGGTGACATCTCCCGGCTCGAGCAATTGCTCGACGAGCACGCGAACATCTCGGCACTCGATCCGGCCAAGCTGCCTGCCATCCGCCAGCAGATCTGGACGCTGATGACCGCGGCGCAGATGCACAGGGACCTCGGACTGGAGGAGCGCCCCGACGAGGAAGTGTTCGACGACATGCTGTTGCACGTCGACGGCTGGCTGTGCGAGATCAAGGATGTGCAGATCCGCGACGGCCTGCACATTCTCGGCCAGGAACCCGTCGGCGATGCCGAGGTCGAGTTGGTTCTGGCCATGCTGCGTGCTCGGCAGATGTGGGGCGGGGAGCAGACGGTTCCAGGTCTGCGCGAGGCGCTGGGTCTGAGCGAGGACGGAGACGAGGATCGCACCCGCGTCGACAGTATCGAGGCCGTCGCCCACGGATTGGTCGCGGCGATGCAGGCAACTCAGTGGGATCCCGCAGCGGCCGCGCGAGTTGCGGGCGAGCACGGCGGCGTGGTTGCACAGATTCTCGAGTTCGCCGCAGCCGAGGTCGTTCCGAGACTGCGCGGGACCTCACGCGAGATCGCCCAGGTACTGCACGCGCTCGACGGCGGTTTCATCGCGGCAGGGCCCAGCGGTTCACCGCTGCGCGGGCTGATCAACGTTCTGCCCACCGGCCGCAACTTCTACTCCGTCGATCCGAAGGCCGTGCCGTCGAAGTTGGCGTGGGAGACCGGTCAGGCGATGGCGGAGTCCCTGCTCGCTCGCTACCGCCAGGACCACGGCGAGTGGCCGAAATCGGTCGGGCTGTCGGTGTGGGGCACGTCGGCCATGCGGACCTCCGGCGACGACATCGCCGAAGTCTTCGCACTGTTGGGCGTGTCACCGGTGTGGGACGAGGCGTCGCGCCGAGTCACTCGGCTCGAGGTGATCGATCTCGTCGAGCTCGGCCGTCCGCGCATCGACGTGACGGTCCGCATCAGCGGGTTCTTCCGTGACGCGTTTCCCCATGTGCTCGCATTGCTCGACGATGCGGTTCGGATGGTCGCCGCGTTGGACGAGCCGGCCGATCAGAACTACGTTCGAGCGCATGCGCAGGCCGATCTCGCCGAGCACGGTGACGAACGGCGTTCCACCACACGCATTTTCGGATCGAAGCCGGGGACGTACGGTGCCGGGTTGCTGCAGCTGATCGACAGCAAGACCTGGCGGAGCGACGACGACCTGGCGCAGGTGTACACCACCTGGGGCGGCTTCGCGTACGGCCGTGGTCTCGACGGCGTTCCCGCCTCGGACGACATGCGCACCGCCTACAAGCGCATTGCCGTTGCCGCCAAGAACACCGATACGCGTGAGCACGACATCGCCGATTCCGACGACTACTTCCAGTACCACGGAGGCATGGTCGCAACCGTGCGTGCGTTGACCGGGAAGTCGCCCGAGGCGTACATCGGTGACAGCACGCGGCCGGAATCGGTTCGCACGCGCACGCTCTCGGAAGAGACCGCGAGAGTGTTCCGCGCCCGGGTGGTGAACCCGCGGTGGCTCGAGGCGATGCGCAGGCACGGGTACAAGGGCGCGTTCGAGATGGCGGCGACCGTGGACTATCTGTTCGGCTACGACGCGACGACCGACGTGGTGCAGGACTGGATGTACGAGAAGCTGGCCGAGACGTACGTGCTCGACGAGCAGAACCAGAAGTTCATGCAACAGTCCAATCCGTGGGCGCTGCACGGTATCGCGGAGCGGCTGCTCGAAGCGGCCGAACGGAAGATGTGGGCCGAGCCGGACAAGCAGGTTCTCGACGGGTTGCGCAAGGTGTATCTGGAAACCGAGGGCGAGCTCGAGGGCGAATAG
- the cobG gene encoding precorrin-3B synthase has translation MSSPERSVPDGCPGALTTHLAADGPLARVRLPGGVVSPGQMQVLAQAAAELGDGTLELTSRGNIQVRAVSDPDGFASRLADAGLLPSSTHERVRNILASPLSGRVGGLTDVRALIGALDEGLCARADLAELPGRTLFALDDGRGDLCGLEPDFGAYAQPDGSFAVLLAGRDSGVRVDRDKVVSTLLDCAGAFVELRQSQWRVAELDDGPAHIIDRLGLSAGPALTLPAPVEVPPIGWLDQDDGLVALAAGLANGVLGARLAEFLAAIDRPLIMTPWRSLIVCDLDEEPAEQVVRVLAPMGLIFDAASPWIRVSACTGSPGCEKSLADVRADLSAAVDARMTPRDERQHWSGCERRCGRPKGEVTDVIATGIGYRVS, from the coding sequence ATGAGTTCGCCAGAGAGGTCGGTGCCCGACGGCTGCCCCGGAGCGCTGACGACCCATCTGGCCGCGGACGGGCCGCTGGCACGAGTTCGGCTGCCGGGCGGAGTCGTGTCGCCGGGCCAGATGCAGGTGCTGGCGCAGGCCGCTGCGGAGCTGGGTGACGGCACATTGGAACTGACCTCGCGGGGCAACATCCAGGTGCGCGCGGTCTCGGATCCGGACGGCTTTGCGAGCAGGCTGGCCGACGCAGGGTTGCTTCCGTCCTCGACGCACGAGAGGGTCCGCAACATACTCGCCTCTCCACTGTCGGGCCGGGTGGGCGGCCTCACCGATGTGCGTGCGCTGATCGGCGCGCTCGACGAAGGCCTGTGCGCACGAGCCGACCTGGCCGAACTGCCGGGGCGAACGCTCTTCGCGCTCGACGACGGCCGTGGCGACCTGTGCGGACTGGAACCGGACTTCGGTGCCTACGCCCAGCCCGACGGTTCGTTCGCTGTGCTGCTGGCGGGCCGGGACAGCGGCGTTCGCGTGGACCGCGACAAGGTCGTCTCGACGCTGCTGGACTGCGCCGGTGCCTTCGTGGAACTGCGGCAGTCCCAGTGGCGGGTGGCCGAACTGGATGACGGCCCGGCGCACATCATCGACCGTCTCGGGCTCTCGGCCGGCCCCGCCCTGACGTTGCCCGCACCCGTGGAGGTGCCACCGATCGGATGGCTCGACCAGGACGACGGTCTGGTGGCGCTGGCCGCAGGCTTGGCCAACGGTGTTCTCGGGGCGCGGCTCGCAGAGTTCCTCGCCGCCATCGACCGTCCGTTGATCATGACGCCGTGGCGATCGCTGATCGTGTGCGACCTGGACGAGGAACCGGCCGAACAGGTCGTCCGCGTGCTCGCCCCGATGGGACTGATCTTCGACGCAGCATCTCCGTGGATTCGGGTGAGTGCGTGCACCGGATCGCCGGGGTGCGAGAAGTCGCTGGCCGACGTGCGAGCCGACCTCTCCGCGGCAGTCGATGCCCGGATGACGCCGCGCGACGAGCGGCAACACTGGTCCGGGTGCGAACGGCGTTGTGGACGGCCCAAGGGCGAGGTGACCGACGTCATCGCGACGGGAATCGGCTACCGCGTGTCCTGA
- a CDS encoding precorrin-8X methylmutase: MHDYVRDGAEIYRQSFATIRAEADLSRFAPDVAQVVVRMIHAVGEIDLTETIGYTPAVVASARAALNSGAPILCDANMVAAGITRRRLPSDNEVLCTLSDPRVPELAKRMGTTRTAAALELWGDKLDGAVVAIGNAPTALFHLMEMLAAGAPKPAAIVGGPVGFIGAAESKEDLIAADLGVEYLVVRGRRGGSPITVAAVNAIASEQE; this comes from the coding sequence ATGCACGACTACGTCCGCGACGGCGCGGAGATCTATCGGCAATCGTTCGCGACGATCCGAGCCGAAGCAGATCTGTCTCGGTTCGCACCGGACGTGGCACAGGTCGTCGTACGCATGATTCACGCGGTCGGAGAGATCGATCTGACCGAGACCATCGGCTACACCCCCGCGGTCGTGGCCTCCGCTCGCGCGGCACTGAACTCGGGCGCGCCGATTCTGTGCGACGCCAACATGGTTGCCGCCGGTATCACCCGTCGTCGTCTTCCGTCCGACAACGAGGTGCTGTGCACCCTGTCCGATCCGCGGGTGCCGGAGTTGGCGAAGCGGATGGGCACCACGAGAACTGCTGCGGCGCTGGAGTTGTGGGGCGACAAGCTCGACGGTGCCGTCGTCGCGATCGGCAATGCACCGACTGCGCTCTTCCACCTGATGGAGATGCTCGCGGCCGGAGCGCCGAAGCCGGCGGCCATCGTCGGCGGCCCGGTCGGATTCATCGGTGCGGCCGAGTCGAAGGAGGACCTGATCGCCGCGGACCTCGGCGTCGAGTATCTGGTCGTTCGAGGCAGACGGGGTGGCAGTCCGATCACCGTCGCGGCCGTCAATGCCATCGCGAGCGAGCAGGAATGA
- the cobJ gene encoding precorrin-3B C(17)-methyltransferase: MTTTGKLWGVGVGPGDPELLTVKAARVIASADVVAFHSAQHGRSISRGLAAGYMRDGQLEEHLVYPVTTETTAHPGGYQGAIDEFYESAAARLASHLDAGRSVVLLAEGDPLFYSSYMHMHKRLADRFEVEVVPGVTSVSAASAALATPLVERDEVFTVIPGTLPADELTRRLRGTDAAVIMKLGRTYPTVLEALERSGRLGEARYVERASTPQQRVLDATDADNVPYFSMIVVPSPSNRAETRTGTGEVVVVGLGPGDDAWTTDEVRAELAAATDLVGYVTYIDRVPPRPGQVRHASDNKVESERAAFALDLAKQGRRVAVVSSGDPGVFAMATAVIEVAAEQQWNSVPVRVVPGMTAANAVASRVGAPLGHDYAVVSLSDRLKPWDVVAARLSAVAGADMAIAIYNPASKSRTWQVAAMKDILLEHRSPQTPVVIGRAVGSAQESVRTVTLGELDPESIDMRCLLIIGSSMTTVVETGSGPKVFTSRRYPSEGGA; the protein is encoded by the coding sequence ATGACCACTACCGGAAAACTGTGGGGTGTCGGCGTCGGTCCCGGCGATCCGGAGTTGTTGACGGTCAAGGCCGCTCGTGTGATCGCCTCGGCCGACGTGGTCGCTTTCCACAGTGCGCAGCACGGTCGCAGCATCTCCCGCGGACTGGCGGCCGGGTACATGCGGGACGGGCAGCTCGAGGAACATCTGGTCTATCCGGTGACCACCGAGACCACGGCGCACCCCGGCGGATATCAGGGTGCGATCGACGAGTTCTACGAATCCGCTGCCGCACGGCTGGCGTCCCATCTGGATGCGGGACGCTCCGTAGTGCTTCTCGCCGAGGGCGATCCGCTGTTCTACAGCTCCTACATGCACATGCACAAACGGTTGGCCGACCGCTTCGAGGTCGAGGTCGTGCCCGGCGTGACGTCGGTCAGTGCGGCCTCGGCCGCGCTGGCAACTCCGCTCGTGGAGCGAGACGAAGTGTTCACCGTGATTCCCGGCACGCTGCCCGCGGACGAACTCACGCGCCGACTGCGCGGCACCGACGCGGCCGTGATCATGAAGCTGGGCCGGACCTACCCCACGGTGCTCGAGGCACTGGAGCGTTCCGGCCGGTTGGGTGAGGCGCGCTACGTCGAACGCGCCAGCACGCCCCAGCAGCGAGTACTCGACGCCACAGACGCCGACAACGTGCCCTACTTCTCGATGATCGTCGTGCCGAGCCCGTCCAACCGAGCCGAAACGCGCACCGGCACCGGAGAAGTGGTCGTCGTCGGCCTCGGTCCAGGCGACGACGCATGGACGACCGACGAGGTGCGCGCCGAACTGGCCGCCGCCACCGATCTCGTGGGCTACGTCACCTACATCGATCGGGTACCTCCGAGACCCGGACAGGTTCGACACGCCAGTGACAACAAGGTCGAATCCGAACGCGCCGCCTTCGCACTCGATCTCGCCAAACAGGGTCGCCGAGTGGCCGTGGTCTCCTCCGGCGATCCGGGGGTGTTCGCGATGGCCACCGCCGTGATCGAAGTGGCAGCCGAGCAGCAGTGGAACTCGGTACCGGTACGGGTGGTGCCCGGAATGACGGCCGCCAACGCCGTCGCCAGTCGAGTGGGCGCACCGCTCGGCCACGACTACGCCGTCGTCTCCCTCTCCGACCGCCTCAAGCCCTGGGACGTCGTCGCAGCACGGCTCTCGGCGGTAGCCGGAGCCGACATGGCGATCGCAATCTACAACCCGGCCTCGAAATCACGAACGTGGCAGGTTGCGGCGATGAAAGACATTCTGCTCGAGCACCGTTCGCCGCAGACCCCCGTGGTCATCGGACGCGCAGTGGGCAGCGCGCAGGAATCCGTTCGCACCGTCACGCTCGGCGAACTCGACCCGGAGTCGATCGACATGCGATGCCTGCTCATCATCGGATCGTCGATGACGACGGTGGTCGAGACGGGAAGCGGACCGAAAGTGTTCACCTCCCGCCGGTACCCGTCAGAGGGTGGAGCGTAG
- a CDS encoding cobalt-precorrin-6A reductase, with product MDCDRTVRVLILGGTTESRALAVALGAVQGIETITSLAGRVAEPILPVGRTRIGGFGGPDALAGWLRDNAIDVVVDATHPFASTIGAHAEQATREASVALLVLTRPPWTAGEGDRWTSVASLPDAASSITPGSRVFLTTGRQGVHHFASVDHSWFLVRAIDPPTGPVPPHMTLHLNRGPFDVDHEAMMLADNRIDLLITKNSGGDMTRAKLDAARAASISVIVVDRPARTGSAPTVFDIAAAVDWLTNRLRSTL from the coding sequence ATGGACTGCGACCGAACGGTGAGAGTCCTGATTCTCGGTGGTACGACGGAGTCGCGGGCACTCGCGGTCGCTCTCGGCGCGGTGCAGGGGATCGAGACGATCACCTCGTTGGCCGGACGGGTTGCCGAGCCGATTCTGCCCGTCGGACGGACGCGAATCGGTGGCTTCGGTGGTCCGGACGCCCTCGCAGGGTGGCTGCGAGACAACGCAATCGACGTGGTGGTGGACGCGACACATCCGTTCGCCTCCACCATCGGTGCACACGCCGAGCAGGCCACGCGGGAAGCGTCGGTCGCGCTGCTGGTACTGACGCGGCCACCGTGGACCGCGGGAGAGGGTGATCGATGGACCTCGGTCGCCTCACTGCCCGACGCGGCGTCGTCGATCACCCCCGGAAGCAGGGTGTTCCTCACGACCGGCAGGCAGGGTGTTCATCATTTCGCGAGTGTCGATCACTCGTGGTTTCTGGTCCGAGCGATCGACCCTCCGACCGGCCCGGTCCCGCCGCACATGACGCTGCACCTGAACCGTGGTCCCTTCGACGTCGACCACGAGGCGATGATGCTCGCGGACAACCGAATCGACCTGTTGATCACCAAGAACAGCGGCGGCGACATGACGCGGGCCAAGCTCGATGCTGCCCGAGCGGCATCGATTTCGGTGATCGTGGTCGACCGTCCTGCGCGCACCGGCTCGGCGCCGACGGTGTTCGACATCGCGGCCGCCGTGGACTGGCTGACGAATCGACTACGCTCCACCCTCTGA
- the cbiE gene encoding precorrin-6y C5,15-methyltransferase (decarboxylating) subunit CbiE: MALAQDAALMVAPVPNPIVVVGIGADGWDGLSVGSRTAIEHADVVFGSARQIAEVREHCTETRTWPSPLVPNLRPMLDACAGARVCVLASGDPMFHGIGVTLVREFGADRVRVHPAPSSVSLACARLGWALQDTSTVSLVNTPAETVLPELADGRRILVLSRGSSTPGEIAAVLCANGFGSSELTVLEQLGGPAERVVGGIARESTFEGVDPLNVVALLCVRDPDAPRHTRIPGLADSAYTGDGQMTKREVRALTLSALAPAPGELLWDIGGGSGTIAIEWMRTDRSCRAVTFESSQARREQIETNALRLGVPGLVVHGDAPGSFAAVSDSYSVPDAVFIGGGLTGADMLETCWNAVRAGGRLVANSVTAESDSLLLTAAAKYGGELRRFQIYRGEPLGSFTTWRPQLPVTQWCATKQWTATER; the protein is encoded by the coding sequence ATGGCTCTGGCGCAGGATGCCGCGCTGATGGTGGCACCGGTGCCCAACCCGATCGTGGTCGTCGGAATCGGTGCGGATGGCTGGGACGGACTGTCTGTCGGTTCCCGCACGGCGATCGAGCACGCCGATGTGGTGTTCGGCTCGGCCCGCCAGATCGCGGAGGTGCGAGAGCACTGCACCGAGACCAGGACGTGGCCCAGTCCGTTGGTGCCGAATTTACGGCCGATGCTCGACGCCTGCGCAGGTGCTCGCGTCTGCGTGTTGGCCAGCGGGGATCCGATGTTCCATGGCATCGGGGTCACGCTGGTGCGGGAGTTCGGTGCCGATCGCGTACGGGTCCACCCGGCACCGTCCTCGGTGTCACTGGCATGCGCGCGACTGGGCTGGGCACTACAAGACACCTCGACGGTGTCCCTGGTGAACACCCCGGCCGAGACGGTGTTGCCCGAGCTGGCCGACGGTCGTCGGATACTGGTGTTGAGCCGGGGCAGCAGTACGCCGGGCGAGATCGCGGCTGTGTTGTGCGCCAACGGCTTCGGATCGAGTGAACTGACCGTCCTCGAGCAGCTCGGCGGACCGGCCGAGCGGGTCGTCGGCGGAATCGCCCGAGAGTCGACGTTCGAGGGCGTCGACCCACTCAATGTCGTTGCACTGCTGTGTGTCCGAGATCCCGACGCGCCCCGCCACACCCGCATTCCCGGCCTCGCCGACTCTGCGTACACCGGAGACGGCCAGATGACCAAGCGGGAGGTTCGAGCACTCACTCTCAGCGCGTTGGCGCCGGCACCCGGAGAGTTGCTGTGGGACATCGGAGGCGGCTCGGGAACCATTGCCATCGAATGGATGCGGACCGACCGATCCTGTCGCGCAGTGACGTTCGAGAGCTCGCAGGCACGCCGTGAGCAGATCGAGACCAATGCACTGCGCCTGGGAGTTCCGGGGCTCGTGGTGCACGGCGATGCCCCGGGGAGCTTCGCTGCGGTCTCCGACTCGTATTCGGTACCGGATGCGGTGTTCATCGGTGGCGGGTTGACCGGGGCCGACATGCTCGAGACGTGCTGGAACGCGGTGCGCGCCGGCGGACGACTGGTCGCCAATTCGGTGACCGCAGAATCGGATTCGCTGTTGCTGACCGCGGCGGCGAAGTACGGCGGAGAGCTCCGCAGGTTCCAGATCTATCGCGGTGAACCGTTGGGCTCGTTCACGACGTGGAGACCGCAGCTGCCGGTCACGCAATGGTGTGCGACAAAACAATGGACTGCGACCGAACGGTGA
- a CDS encoding SDR family NAD(P)-dependent oxidoreductase, with product MSRRAEPAAGTLLLLGGRSEIGLEVATRLASGRTVVLAARRSSDLDAQQRRVQQAGADAVHTVEFDANAMDTHAELVSRIAERYGPIGIVVLAFGILGDQARAENDAQHALDVITTDFLAQVSVLTHAAKLLRAQGSGDLVVFSSVAGVRVRRANYVYGSAKAGLDGFAGGLSDSLHGSGVHLLLVRPGFVIGFMTEGMTPAPMSSTPDQVADGVVTALGKRRATVWIPGTLRPVFFGMRLLPQWLWRRMPR from the coding sequence GTGAGCAGACGAGCAGAACCCGCGGCCGGAACGCTGTTGCTGTTGGGTGGGCGCAGCGAGATCGGACTGGAGGTCGCTACCCGACTCGCCTCCGGCCGAACCGTCGTACTGGCAGCTCGGCGCAGCAGTGACCTCGATGCCCAGCAACGACGAGTGCAGCAGGCAGGCGCGGACGCCGTTCACACCGTCGAGTTCGACGCGAACGCGATGGACACCCACGCCGAGCTCGTGAGCCGGATTGCCGAGCGATACGGTCCGATCGGGATCGTGGTGTTGGCGTTCGGCATCCTCGGGGATCAAGCGCGCGCCGAGAACGACGCTCAGCACGCTCTCGACGTCATCACCACCGACTTCCTGGCGCAGGTTTCGGTGCTGACGCATGCGGCGAAGTTGCTCCGAGCGCAGGGGAGCGGCGACCTGGTCGTGTTCTCGTCGGTGGCGGGAGTTCGAGTGCGGCGCGCCAACTACGTGTACGGGTCGGCCAAGGCCGGTCTCGACGGGTTCGCCGGCGGACTGAGCGATTCCCTGCACGGCAGCGGGGTCCATCTCCTACTCGTTCGTCCGGGATTCGTCATCGGTTTTATGACCGAGGGGATGACACCCGCGCCCATGTCCAGTACACCGGATCAGGTCGCCGACGGCGTGGTCACCGCGCTGGGCAAGCGTCGGGCCACCGTGTGGATCCCCGGCACTCTGCGACCGGTGTTCTTCGGCATGCGTCTACTGCCGCAATGGCTCTGGCGCAGGATGCCGCGCTGA
- a CDS encoding TIGR03618 family F420-dependent PPOX class oxidoreductase codes for MAAIPADATALADDAFEFLAERHLATLTTLRPDGTPHVVAVGFTYDAESRCARVITNDVSQKAINAGRGAYAAVTQIDGARWLTLEGPASVRNDRESVVDAENRYAQRYRVPRENPTRVVIEIQVQRVLGSRSLLDR; via the coding sequence ATGGCCGCCATTCCCGCAGACGCGACTGCCCTCGCCGACGACGCATTCGAGTTCCTTGCCGAGCGGCATCTGGCCACTCTGACGACACTGCGACCCGACGGAACCCCGCACGTGGTCGCCGTCGGGTTCACCTACGATGCCGAATCCCGCTGCGCTCGGGTCATCACCAACGACGTATCGCAGAAGGCGATCAACGCCGGCCGTGGCGCCTACGCCGCCGTCACCCAGATCGACGGCGCCCGCTGGCTGACGTTGGAGGGCCCCGCGTCGGTCCGAAACGATCGTGAATCGGTCGTCGATGCGGAGAACCGCTATGCGCAGCGCTACCGCGTACCCAGGGAGAACCCCACCCGAGTCGTCATCGAGATACAGGTCCAGCGGGTACTGGGTAGCCGTTCGCTGCTCGACCGGTAG
- a CDS encoding nucleotidyltransferase family protein, whose product MTNRGEPEFVSIVRSNPAVAEILRRAPELKLPGWYLTAGGLFQTVWNHLAGRDLRAGIRDYDFFYFDDSDLSYESENEVIERAASVFADLGVDVEVRNEARVHLWYEQHFGTAIAPYRSTEDAIDHFVSTTCCFGITTDQGGTDVVYAPHGFEDLFAGIVRPNPRLPMRHVYEAKAARWTTEWPNLTVLPWR is encoded by the coding sequence GTGACGAATCGAGGCGAGCCCGAGTTCGTCTCGATCGTTCGATCCAATCCTGCTGTCGCCGAGATACTTCGACGTGCACCAGAACTGAAGCTTCCCGGGTGGTACCTGACGGCGGGTGGCCTGTTCCAGACGGTCTGGAACCACCTGGCCGGTAGGGACCTTCGTGCGGGTATCCGGGACTACGACTTCTTCTACTTCGACGACTCCGATCTGTCCTACGAATCGGAGAACGAGGTGATCGAGCGCGCGGCATCGGTGTTCGCCGACCTCGGTGTGGACGTCGAAGTACGCAACGAGGCGCGGGTACACCTGTGGTACGAGCAGCATTTCGGCACTGCGATCGCACCGTACCGAAGCACCGAGGATGCGATCGATCACTTCGTCTCCACGACGTGCTGCTTCGGCATCACCACCGACCAGGGCGGTACGGACGTCGTGTACGCACCGCACGGATTCGAGGATCTCTTCGCGGGAATCGTGCGGCCGAACCCGCGGTTGCCGATGCGGCACGTGTACGAGGCCAAGGCTGCCCGGTGGACGACCGAATGGCCGAACCTGACCGTGCTTCCCTGGCGGTGA